In Marivirga salinae, a single window of DNA contains:
- a CDS encoding sensor histidine kinase: MIRFFNLNKWSKLEKSLEQKPNILLSQFSIIAVIAALIQVINDLFNTNYIAVGFDLIIVGIAVATYIVNEKRNHVIAKFIFIVLGTGYIFVYSSIIPKSIGVYLIFFPILAIIFLVFSNEEIKYKYYSVVYVLILLFILEITEYQPFGEINLTGGKSESTSFYVNMLISIFVLVFSMYNMDVINKHIDQVRLETLKELEQKNKELELANDELDHFVYSASHDLKAPLSSILGLINIAKYEVKDDNVMDYFIRIENRIERLTQFIKEVIEISRNTRTEIKTEPIELEKLLDEIIENNNYIEGMEKIEFNKQIQFDSPLFTDKARMEVILNNLISNAIKYSDPSKGHCKIDITADKTSNKFRIIIADNGIGIPKDQQEKVFEMFYRGAQSKEGSGLGLYIVKNMLVKLKGEFDLNSKVGVGTKIELTFPIL; this comes from the coding sequence GTGATTAGATTTTTTAATCTTAATAAGTGGTCTAAGTTAGAGAAGAGTTTAGAACAAAAACCCAATATACTTTTATCACAATTTTCAATTATTGCTGTGATAGCTGCATTAATTCAAGTAATCAATGATTTATTCAATACTAATTATATTGCAGTTGGCTTTGATTTGATAATTGTCGGTATAGCAGTAGCTACTTACATTGTGAATGAGAAACGAAACCATGTAATCGCAAAGTTTATTTTTATCGTTTTAGGCACAGGTTACATTTTTGTCTATAGCTCAATCATTCCAAAATCAATAGGCGTTTACCTTATCTTTTTTCCCATATTAGCTATTATATTTTTAGTATTCAGTAATGAAGAAATAAAGTATAAGTACTATTCTGTGGTTTATGTATTGATTTTATTATTCATACTAGAGATTACTGAATATCAACCTTTTGGAGAAATTAATTTGACCGGAGGAAAATCCGAAAGCACTTCTTTTTATGTTAATATGTTGATATCTATTTTTGTGCTGGTGTTTTCGATGTACAATATGGATGTTATTAACAAACATATTGATCAGGTCCGATTAGAAACTTTAAAAGAATTAGAGCAAAAAAATAAGGAGTTAGAATTAGCAAATGATGAATTAGATCATTTTGTTTATAGTGCTTCACATGATTTAAAGGCTCCTTTATCTTCCATTTTGGGCTTAATTAACATTGCGAAATATGAAGTGAAGGACGATAATGTGATGGATTATTTTATTAGGATTGAAAATAGAATTGAGCGTTTGACGCAATTTATTAAGGAAGTGATTGAAATATCAAGAAACACTAGAACTGAAATTAAAACAGAGCCTATTGAATTAGAAAAGTTGCTAGATGAAATAATCGAAAATAACAATTATATAGAGGGGATGGAGAAAATAGAATTCAATAAGCAAATCCAATTTGATTCGCCTCTATTTACTGATAAAGCTCGCATGGAAGTTATATTAAATAATTTAATTTCCAATGCTATAAAGTATTCAGATCCTAGCAAAGGACATTGCAAAATTGATATCACTGCGGATAAAACTTCAAATAAATTTAGAATCATTATTGCAGATAATGGAATAGGAATTCCTAAAGATCAGCAAGAAAAAGTATTCGAAATGTTCTATAGAGGCGCGCAAAGTAAAGAGGGATCTGGACTTGGGCTTTATATTGTAAAAAACATGCTGGTGAAACTAAAAGGAGAATTTGATTTAAATTCAAAAGTAGGGGTGGGCACCAAGATAGAATTGACATTTCCTATTTTATAA